TCTCGCACTTGTTCTGGTTGCAGGTTGCAAGCATTATAAATGACAGTTTGAGTTTTTTCTAAACTATCTTTCAATTCATTTGGGGAAAGTAGAGGAAAAGAGCGGTGATCGTAGCCATGCAATCCGATCCAGTGGCCGCGATCGCAAACAGCTTTTGCAATGGCTGGTGAACGGTTGACGCAAACACCCAACCAAAAAAAACTCGCTGTAATATTGTAGCGATCTAATACTGCTAAAACTTCGGGTGTGTATTGAGGATGGGGCCCATCATCAAATGTAAGTGCGATCGCTTTAGTGTGGGGATTTCCACCCCAAAGGCAATTGGGAAAACTCGGCTGGAGAATGCGGTAGAAAATTGGGAACAGGGGAGCTAGCTGCATTTTGCGTTCTTCTGCGCTGACAAATTTTTGTCGGTGTTATTTGTGAAACTGCGATGTCTGCGACGGGCTATTTGATATCGCTTCTGACAATGAACCATAAGTCCTTAAATGGTAATCTACATCTGGTAAGTCAGTCTTTGTAACAAAATCTGTAACAGCATTACTATTTGAGCTAGCACTCGTCTAGATTGATGAGAAATCTACGGATAATCCCGGAATTTAAGGATTAATGTTACTCAAAGATATACGAGATTATCAAATTCTCTTTCTTGGCTTGTTCCTAGTCTTAGGAATCGGTACAAGAGATTGGACGCTGCGACCAGAGTTAATTGGGGTAGCGATCGCCACAAGTCTTGTTACCCAATGGATATTGTCATGGGTAACAGGCAAAGAACAAATGGCAAATCTTCGCAGTGCTTTAATTACCTCTTTGGGACTAAGCCTATTGTTGCGGGCTGATTGCTGGACAACTATGGCAATAGCCGCAGTAATTGCGATCGCTAGCAAGTTTCTCTTCCAAATCGGTGATAAGCATTTCTTTAATCCCACCAATTTTGGTATCATATCTGCCTTGATTTTGACCCCTGATGCTTGGGTTTCACCGGGACAATGGGGTGAAGAGTGGTGGTATGGGTTATTATTTGCCGGCACTGGCGGCATGATTTTGCAGCGCGTTGGTCGGTGGGACACCACAGCAGCCTTTTTGGGTTCCTACTCCTTGCTAGAGGCGATTCGCAATCTCTGGCTGGGTTGGACTTGGGATGTTTACTGGCATCGATTGATGAGTGGGTCTTTGCTGCTGTTTGCCCTATTTATGATTACAGATCCGCGATCGATTCCCAATTCCCGAATTGGGCGTGTAGTTTGGGCAATCTGCATCGCCGGATTAACTTTTATCCTGCGAAATTATTTCTTTATTT
This genomic interval from Nostoc sp. KVJ3 contains the following:
- a CDS encoding RnfABCDGE type electron transport complex subunit D; the protein is MLLKDIRDYQILFLGLFLVLGIGTRDWTLRPELIGVAIATSLVTQWILSWVTGKEQMANLRSALITSLGLSLLLRADCWTTMAIAAVIAIASKFLFQIGDKHFFNPTNFGIISALILTPDAWVSPGQWGEEWWYGLLFAGTGGMILQRVGRWDTTAAFLGSYSLLEAIRNLWLGWTWDVYWHRLMSGSLLLFALFMITDPRSIPNSRIGRVVWAICIAGLTFILRNYFFISTAVFWALFALAPLTILLDVLWLAPRFSWQEAETRVETLQCNISQH
- a CDS encoding polysaccharide deacetylase family protein, with protein sequence MQLAPLFPIFYRILQPSFPNCLWGGNPHTKAIALTFDDGPHPQYTPEVLAVLDRYNITASFFWLGVCVNRSPAIAKAVCDRGHWIGLHGYDHRSFPLLSPNELKDSLEKTQTVIYNACNLQPEQVRDVRPPNGFFTPATLKLFSQWNYRPVMWSVVPEDWVCPGVTTVVQRIMQQVKNGSLIVLHDGACGGQDVAATIKILIPQLLQQGYEFVTVNTLW